Proteins encoded by one window of Flagellimonas lutaonensis:
- a CDS encoding GLPGLI family protein — MFRTFCSFAIFLFITTYTTLTAQSSSNKLSVVYKKSINASIDTANIGKYKSSISNFNRLLKDNAEEVSYKLTINGHHSIFIPAKSLASDYESNNFRELSTSFGGTKGSFYINRRDSIYFTKKHFSGQDFRVTLKPKKWEISKETKLICGFKCQKATSVDKIKNSKGEFVFDITAWFCTDLPSFFGPAGYFGLPGLILELDNGKIKLTATKIMFDDSGDIMVKPFKKGIMLSEQEYDSIVEKTAESFFKRQ, encoded by the coding sequence ATGTTTCGAACCTTCTGCTCCTTTGCTATTTTTTTATTCATCACAACTTACACCACACTTACTGCTCAGTCGAGCAGCAACAAATTGTCAGTGGTTTACAAAAAATCTATCAATGCCTCAATCGATACTGCAAATATTGGGAAATACAAAAGCAGTATTTCCAACTTCAACAGATTACTGAAAGACAATGCTGAAGAAGTATCATACAAATTGACCATAAACGGCCATCATTCAATATTCATACCCGCCAAATCATTGGCTTCAGATTATGAGAGCAATAATTTTAGAGAATTATCGACCTCCTTTGGTGGAACAAAAGGTTCTTTCTATATAAACAGAAGAGACTCGATTTACTTTACCAAAAAACACTTTTCAGGACAAGACTTCAGAGTGACACTGAAACCGAAAAAATGGGAAATTTCCAAAGAAACCAAACTTATTTGTGGCTTTAAATGCCAAAAAGCCACCTCAGTGGATAAAATAAAAAATTCAAAAGGTGAATTTGTGTTTGATATTACGGCATGGTTCTGCACCGATTTGCCAAGTTTTTTTGGACCAGCCGGTTATTTTGGTCTACCTGGGCTGATACTCGAATTGGACAATGGAAAAATAAAACTGACGGCCACTAAAATTATGTTCGATGATTCTGGAGATATAATGGTCAAACCATTTAAAAAAGGAATTATGCTTTCAGAACAAGAATATGATAGCATTGTTGAAAAAACCGCGGAGAGTTTTTTTAAAAGGCAATAA